In Candidatus Babeliales bacterium, the following proteins share a genomic window:
- a CDS encoding FkbM family methyltransferase: MEIYYKIFTLSISFLLSISLKANVSSFYYAHEILPYVAKLMPEKPIIVEAGAYDGADSVHLAKTITNCTVHSFEPVPELYNKVLTKTQGVKNIFTYQMALSDKDGESLFYVSELAENPGVASASSSLLPPKEHTVLTPQLSFPTQISVKTTTLDTWAAQNGITHVDFLWLDMQGYEMNMLKGSPKILKTVKAILTEVEFIEAYLGQYLFADIKKFLEAEGFILKALSTAGEWFGDALFVRE, from the coding sequence TTGGAGATATACTACAAAATCTTTACTCTTTCAATTAGTTTTCTGTTATCCATCTCATTAAAAGCAAACGTATCTAGCTTTTATTATGCTCACGAAATCTTGCCCTATGTTGCAAAGCTGATGCCAGAAAAACCCATAATAGTCGAAGCTGGCGCTTATGACGGGGCCGACTCGGTGCATTTGGCCAAGACCATAACGAATTGTACCGTACATTCATTCGAACCTGTACCTGAGCTATACAATAAAGTCTTAACTAAAACGCAGGGTGTAAAAAATATATTTACCTATCAGATGGCACTATCGGATAAAGATGGAGAATCTCTATTCTATGTCTCAGAATTAGCTGAAAATCCGGGCGTAGCGTCGGCTTCAAGCTCACTTTTGCCGCCAAAGGAGCATACGGTGCTTACTCCACAGCTTTCCTTCCCAACTCAAATTTCTGTTAAAACCACAACCCTAGACACATGGGCAGCGCAAAACGGTATTACACATGTTGATTTCCTTTGGCTTGATATGCAGGGTTACGAAATGAATATGCTAAAGGGCTCTCCAAAGATTTTAAAAACTGTGAAAGCCATTTTAACTGAAGTTGAATTTATAGAAGCGTATCTTGGTCAATATCTTTTTGCTGATATCAAGAAATTTCTTGAAGCGGAAGGATTTATATTAAAGGCTTTAAGTACTGCTGGTGAGTGGTTTGGGGATGCCCTATTTGTTCGAGAATAA
- a CDS encoding class I SAM-dependent methyltransferase: protein MNQYQLKESVKKYWNKASCGTGIARGQKFSRDYFQQIEEYRYQIEPEIFAFAQFTRFRGKRVLEVGVGAGTDFLQWVRAGAKAYGIDLTSEAIENVSHRLMHEGLLPYDLQVADAENIPYPDNSFDLVYSWGVIHHSPDTVRCLGEIIRVCRPGGVIKLMIYHRYSLFAFYRYLLTSAFIGKPFRSLRDVLFYDQESVGTKAYTFREVKQMLGTYPVKIQQIKATVSYHDLLLYKSWPFRFAAYILASVLGWNRCGWFMTIELQKNNN from the coding sequence ATGAATCAATATCAGTTAAAAGAATCAGTGAAAAAGTATTGGAATAAGGCGAGTTGCGGTACTGGTATTGCACGTGGTCAAAAATTTTCAAGAGATTATTTTCAACAAATAGAAGAGTATCGGTATCAAATTGAGCCGGAGATCTTTGCGTTTGCGCAATTTACGCGCTTTCGAGGAAAAAGAGTGTTAGAAGTTGGGGTTGGTGCAGGCACCGATTTTCTTCAATGGGTACGAGCTGGTGCCAAGGCTTATGGAATTGATCTGACATCCGAAGCGATAGAAAATGTAAGCCATCGGCTGATGCACGAAGGATTATTACCTTATGATTTGCAAGTAGCTGATGCAGAAAATATTCCTTATCCAGATAACTCATTTGATTTAGTTTACTCCTGGGGAGTTATCCATCATTCACCAGACACCGTCAGGTGTTTGGGCGAAATAATTCGTGTGTGTAGGCCAGGTGGCGTCATCAAGCTAATGATTTATCACAGATATTCACTTTTCGCATTTTATCGTTATTTACTAACTAGTGCGTTTATAGGAAAACCCTTTAGGTCGTTGAGGGATGTCCTTTTCTATGATCAGGAGAGTGTTGGAACAAAGGCATATACATTCAGGGAGGTAAAGCAGATGCTTGGCACATATCCCGTGAAAATCCAGCAAATTAAAGCGACCGTGAGTTATCATGATTTGTTGCTATATAAATCATGGCCATTTAGGTTTGCAGCCTATATACTAGCATCGGTTCTCGGGTGGAATAGATGTGGTTGGTTCATGACAATCGAGCTCCAAAAAAATAATAATTGA
- a CDS encoding glycosyltransferase, with translation MRRVMRKKTKKINLSFVAALAVIFSSSLKSDWSDLGEAFDDLMGKYASPWYQACRENKAAEPWFRDTTFAYSFARAQFETYSIHCSRNENKELQIPKIIHQIWLGGPLPEAYVSWTKTWQEHHPDWTYIIWGDDDLPLLPLVNKKLFDKASNFGEKSDILRLELLNLYGGLYIDTDYECYKSFDAFHYANSFYASALSLGYCGIGLCNGLVAAAPAHPLIKKLVAGMGESSTLPTLSERTGPMYFTRIFFETVPQASKGVVAYPPRYFTPGQDDSISHKEISTYANHWFACSWGKSFENERRINVNTRVERMLTGRYFEEKNNNSLVQDKQGVLSRLIESLEVSRVTELGACSFIVGDEQFANVTYKALSPVKFLVLNYRIAYPDENRSYLWKDWTQDSLPEAELLMLGDILDYLSFEECHLMLKRAIDSGAQFLLIAHDQGAENVENSTDKKRQLNLCATPFNLPKPERIVALGDRNYGIWKLN, from the coding sequence GTGAGACGAGTGATGAGGAAAAAAACGAAAAAAATAAATTTAAGTTTTGTGGCCGCTTTGGCAGTTATTTTTTCTAGTTCTCTCAAATCTGACTGGTCAGATTTAGGTGAAGCATTTGACGACTTGATGGGAAAGTATGCTAGCCCATGGTATCAGGCTTGCAGGGAAAATAAAGCAGCGGAACCTTGGTTTAGAGACACCACCTTTGCATACTCGTTTGCTCGAGCTCAATTCGAGACATATTCTATTCATTGTTCCCGGAATGAAAATAAAGAATTACAAATCCCAAAGATTATTCATCAGATATGGTTGGGAGGTCCCCTCCCAGAGGCTTATGTTTCCTGGACTAAAACCTGGCAGGAGCATCACCCAGACTGGACTTATATTATATGGGGTGATGATGATTTACCTTTACTTCCTTTAGTCAATAAAAAGTTATTTGATAAAGCATCTAATTTTGGAGAAAAGTCGGATATCCTGAGACTTGAGTTGCTCAACTTATATGGAGGTTTATATATCGACACCGATTATGAATGTTATAAATCATTTGACGCATTCCACTATGCAAATAGCTTTTATGCAAGTGCGTTGTCATTAGGCTATTGTGGAATTGGTCTATGTAATGGATTGGTGGCGGCAGCGCCGGCCCACCCACTCATAAAGAAATTGGTTGCAGGGATGGGAGAATCATCTACCTTGCCAACACTGAGCGAGAGAACAGGGCCGATGTATTTTACGCGTATTTTTTTTGAAACTGTTCCGCAGGCTTCTAAGGGAGTCGTTGCTTATCCTCCGCGCTATTTTACACCAGGTCAAGATGACTCAATAAGTCATAAAGAGATTAGCACCTATGCAAATCATTGGTTTGCATGTAGTTGGGGCAAATCATTTGAAAATGAAAGAAGAATTAACGTAAATACCCGAGTGGAGAGAATGCTTACCGGGCGCTATTTTGAAGAAAAAAATAACAACAGTCTTGTTCAAGATAAGCAAGGTGTCCTATCGAGGTTGATTGAATCTTTAGAGGTAAGTCGAGTGACAGAATTAGGGGCTTGCAGCTTTATTGTTGGTGATGAACAATTTGCTAATGTTACCTATAAAGCATTGAGCCCTGTTAAGTTTTTAGTTTTAAATTACCGCATCGCATATCCTGATGAAAATAGAAGCTATTTATGGAAAGATTGGACTCAAGATTCCCTTCCCGAGGCAGAGCTATTGATGCTTGGCGATATATTAGATTATCTATCGTTTGAAGAGTGTCATCTCATGCTAAAAAGGGCTATTGATAGTGGTGCACAGTTTCTCCTTATTGCTCATGATCAGGGCGCAGAGAATGTTGAGAATAGTACGGATAAAAAAAGACAATTAAATTTATGCGCAACTCCGTTTAACTTGCCCAAACCTGAAAGAATAGTTGCTCTTGGAGATCGAAATTATGGAATTTGGAAACTTAACTAA
- a CDS encoding class I SAM-dependent methyltransferase, translated as MEFGNLTNKEGVIVKKNLLPLMVIVCCFAKEVRVRASEKPSVEHVFTNIYEKGLWWTGETNSGCGSSLYNTQLIRQEIPRIIKQYGVESLLDIPCGDFNWMKFVDLGIDYIGADIVGSLINENKRMHQGEKRTFVQLNIITDWLPKADLILCRDCLVHLSIAQIWQTLRNIKRSGCKYLLTTCYSETQTNSDISAGSWRTINLTKEPFNFPMPLLSVNEGYEGDKCLMMWKIEDLPC; from the coding sequence ATGGAATTTGGAAACTTAACTAATAAAGAAGGAGTTATTGTGAAGAAGAACTTATTGCCGCTTATGGTAATAGTTTGTTGTTTTGCTAAAGAGGTACGTGTACGTGCGAGTGAAAAGCCTTCTGTTGAGCACGTATTCACGAATATATACGAAAAAGGATTGTGGTGGACGGGAGAAACTAACTCTGGGTGTGGTTCTAGTCTATACAACACGCAATTGATACGACAAGAAATTCCAAGAATTATTAAACAGTATGGTGTAGAAAGTTTATTAGATATTCCCTGCGGCGACTTTAATTGGATGAAATTTGTTGATTTAGGTATTGATTATATAGGTGCAGATATTGTCGGAAGTTTGATAAACGAAAATAAAAGAATGCACCAGGGAGAAAAAAGAACTTTTGTGCAGCTCAACATTATTACCGATTGGTTGCCTAAAGCAGATTTGATTTTATGCCGTGATTGTTTGGTACATTTATCGATTGCACAAATTTGGCAAACGTTGCGTAATATTAAGCGCAGTGGCTGTAAATATTTATTAACAACGTGCTACTCAGAGACTCAAACAAATAGTGACATAAGCGCTGGTAGCTGGAGAACGATAAATTTAACTAAAGAGCCATTTAATTTTCCGATGCCTTTATTATCTGTAAATGAGGGATATGAAGGAGATAAGTGTTTGATGATGTGGAAGATAGAGGATCTCCCCTGCTAA
- a CDS encoding glycosyltransferase family 2 protein, with product MEQKLEAKNKLISIILPIYNEEENILLVYKELNVIFEQLKNYDFEIIFVNDGSSDKSRYLIEKLANSDDRVISINFSRNFGHQMALTAGYDHAGGDAVITMDADLQDPPKLLIEMLEKWERGVQVVYARRADRQDSFLKKITAVWYYRLLDRISDVHMPRNVGDFRLIDKKVLETIKNCREKSRYLRGMVAWSGFESAYVDFHRPNRHAGQTGYTWAKMIKLAFDGMTGFSLFPLRLAAFIGMFVIATGCLMFLFICCDTIFYGIYYPLFKWLTTIMYIFMGVQFLLMWILGEYIGRIFEQQKGRPLYIIDTVVKQKEIAASQKRDENEPHQSRV from the coding sequence TTGGAACAAAAGTTGGAAGCAAAAAATAAATTAATTTCGATTATTTTGCCGATTTATAATGAGGAAGAAAATATTTTGCTCGTATATAAAGAGCTGAATGTCATTTTTGAGCAACTTAAAAATTATGATTTTGAAATAATCTTTGTAAATGATGGCAGTAGTGATAAATCGAGGTATTTAATTGAAAAATTAGCCAATTCTGATGATAGAGTAATCAGTATTAATTTTAGTCGCAATTTTGGGCATCAAATGGCGCTTACGGCCGGCTATGACCATGCAGGCGGAGATGCAGTAATTACCATGGACGCAGATCTCCAGGATCCTCCGAAGCTTCTTATTGAAATGCTCGAAAAATGGGAGCGGGGAGTGCAAGTGGTTTATGCGCGCCGCGCAGATCGACAGGATTCATTTCTAAAAAAAATTACGGCGGTTTGGTATTACAGACTTCTCGACCGGATTTCAGACGTGCACATGCCGCGTAATGTTGGAGATTTTAGACTTATTGACAAAAAGGTTCTGGAAACGATAAAAAATTGTCGCGAAAAATCGCGCTATTTGCGCGGTATGGTTGCATGGTCTGGGTTCGAATCTGCATACGTTGATTTCCATAGACCAAATCGTCATGCAGGTCAAACAGGCTACACCTGGGCCAAAATGATCAAATTAGCGTTTGATGGAATGACCGGCTTTTCTCTTTTTCCACTTCGCCTAGCGGCATTTATTGGCATGTTTGTAATAGCTACCGGTTGCTTAATGTTTCTCTTTATCTGCTGCGATACTATTTTTTACGGTATTTACTATCCCCTTTTTAAATGGCTCACAACCATCATGTATATTTTCATGGGAGTCCAGTTTCTTTTGATGTGGATTCTTGGCGAATATATTGGTAGGATTTTTGAACAACAAAAAGGACGACCTCTTTATATTATTGACACTGTTGTTAAACAAAAAGAAATAGCGGCATCGCAAAAAAGGGATGAGAATGAGCCACATCAATCAAGAGTTTGA
- a CDS encoding class I SAM-dependent methyltransferase encodes MSHINQEFDQFAQNYRENLDKSLSLSGESSSYFAELKVRKLAEWFPGIIDKKIVILDFGCGDGMMTGYMANYFKNAEIYGADPSPKSIEIAQKKYPKLHFFISSDSSTQLDFVDGMFDIICAAGAFHHIPFDMHQGYMDEIARVLKPGGSFVLFELNPLNPLTVRTFNNNPIDQNAKMLTPWYAYRLTNSRGRSKIKFYCFFPSVLRWLRFTEKFLAKIPCGALYAVIMQKKIKQ; translated from the coding sequence ATGAGCCACATCAATCAAGAGTTTGATCAGTTCGCGCAAAACTATCGCGAAAACTTAGACAAATCACTTTCGCTTTCAGGAGAATCAAGCTCGTATTTTGCTGAGCTTAAAGTGCGTAAACTTGCTGAGTGGTTCCCAGGAATTATTGATAAGAAAATTGTTATTCTTGACTTTGGGTGCGGCGATGGAATGATGACTGGTTACATGGCTAACTATTTTAAAAATGCAGAAATTTACGGTGCAGATCCATCCCCAAAGAGCATTGAGATTGCTCAAAAAAAATATCCAAAACTGCACTTTTTCATTAGCTCAGATTCATCAACGCAGCTTGATTTTGTCGATGGCATGTTTGATATTATATGCGCAGCAGGAGCTTTCCATCACATTCCATTTGATATGCACCAAGGATATATGGATGAAATTGCGCGGGTATTAAAACCGGGCGGCTCATTTGTTTTATTTGAACTTAATCCGCTCAATCCACTTACCGTTCGCACATTTAACAATAACCCTATCGATCAAAATGCAAAAATGCTGACGCCGTGGTATGCATATCGATTAACTAATTCGCGTGGCAGGTCAAAAATTAAATTTTATTGTTTTTTCCCCAGTGTTTTGCGGTGGCTGCGATTTACAGAAAAGTTTTTAGCAAAAATTCCCTGCGGGGCACTCTATGCTGTTATAATGCAAAAAAAAATTAAACAGTGA
- a CDS encoding class I SAM-dependent methyltransferase translates to MKKALIVMIFLLLASVTQSDQTRRSTSKQIQTVFTNIYTTGGWYCGASYSGLGSDLCQTRIIRVEIPKLLERYNIKSMADAPCGDFYWMREVLLDVQYIGIDIVEEIIEKNKQLYCNDLRTFQSLDIVNDALPKVDLILCRDCLVHLSNEHVAKALRNIKKSGATYLLVTNFMNTRENVDIATGNWRPINLTEAPFNFPDPLEVINEGCTEGGRKAGDKALALWRLADVQI, encoded by the coding sequence ATGAAAAAAGCTTTGATCGTTATGATTTTCCTGTTGTTAGCATCAGTTACACAGAGCGATCAGACACGTCGGTCAACATCTAAGCAAATCCAAACAGTATTTACGAACATATACACTACTGGGGGATGGTATTGTGGGGCTTCATATTCGGGTTTGGGGTCGGACCTTTGTCAGACCAGAATAATTCGCGTTGAGATACCAAAGCTCTTGGAAAGGTACAATATAAAGTCGATGGCCGATGCGCCTTGCGGTGACTTTTATTGGATGAGAGAAGTGCTTCTAGATGTGCAATACATAGGAATTGATATTGTGGAAGAGATTATTGAGAAGAATAAACAACTTTATTGCAATGATTTAAGAACTTTTCAATCATTGGATATAGTCAATGACGCTCTTCCTAAGGTTGATCTGATTCTATGTCGTGATTGTTTAGTTCATTTGTCAAATGAACATGTCGCCAAAGCTTTGAGAAACATAAAAAAAAGTGGGGCGACTTATTTATTGGTAACTAATTTTATGAACACAAGAGAAAACGTAGATATTGCTACAGGAAATTGGAGACCAATTAATTTAACTGAAGCGCCTTTTAATTTTCCTGATCCGCTTGAGGTTATTAATGAAGGATGTACTGAGGGTGGTAGAAAAGCGGGTGATAAAGCATTAGCGCTCTGGAGGCTTGCAGACGTTCAAATATAA
- a CDS encoding glycosyltransferase has protein sequence MLSFFVLVFVGWANLSFSIPQLADFDIACGKGDSYYQRPYERCTKRFDAPGSFSFKWLGGQTHAQAFIKLREIFNEKFLNRALIETNTYRIPPIIHIIWLGSNLPEKYSKWVNSWKAHHPDWQIILWNDELVKNINLFNQDLYDRATNFGEKSDILRCELLFQFGGLYVDTDFECLKPFDELHKYCDFFAGMIPVDAFSVNDDGSGVLLGSALMGSIPGHPFMETMLHNMQRFKNEPGIVTRTGPWLLTRSFFEYAPEDQLISVIFPPTYFYPINSPYIQQAGKGYSHNYIKNETYAIHWWEASWAKE, from the coding sequence ATGCTATCTTTTTTCGTTTTAGTTTTTGTTGGTTGGGCAAATCTATCATTTTCGATTCCTCAATTAGCAGATTTCGATATAGCTTGCGGTAAGGGCGACTCATACTATCAAAGACCTTATGAGAGATGCACCAAGAGATTTGATGCGCCTGGGAGCTTCAGCTTTAAATGGCTTGGTGGGCAAACGCATGCACAAGCTTTCATCAAATTGAGAGAGATTTTTAATGAAAAATTTCTAAACCGTGCACTCATTGAAACAAATACTTATCGGATTCCTCCTATTATTCATATTATTTGGCTCGGCAGCAACCTCCCCGAAAAATATAGTAAATGGGTTAATTCATGGAAAGCGCATCATCCTGACTGGCAAATTATCCTATGGAATGATGAGCTAGTGAAAAACATTAACCTTTTCAACCAAGATTTATATGACAGAGCAACAAATTTTGGTGAAAAATCTGATATCCTCCGATGTGAACTGCTTTTTCAATTTGGTGGTTTATATGTTGATACAGATTTTGAATGCCTCAAGCCATTTGATGAGTTGCATAAATATTGTGATTTTTTTGCAGGAATGATCCCAGTTGACGCATTCAGCGTTAACGATGACGGATCAGGCGTGTTGTTGGGGAGTGCTCTTATGGGATCGATACCTGGGCACCCTTTTATGGAAACAATGTTGCATAATATGCAAAGATTCAAAAATGAGCCGGGGATTGTTACGCGAACGGGACCATGGCTTTTAACTCGATCATTTTTTGAATACGCACCAGAAGATCAGCTGATTTCTGTGATATTTCCACCTACCTATTTTTATCCAATAAACAGTCCCTATATTCAGCAAGCGGGAAAAGGCTATTCGCACAATTATATAAAAAATGAGACCTATGCTATTCATTGGTGGGAGGCGAGCTGGGCAAAAGAGTAA
- a CDS encoding glycosyltransferase family 2 protein: MPKKIISIILPIFNESENLPILYRQLSTVLDALAMRYEFEIIMINDGSRDSSWSIISSLSALDNRIKGISFSRNFGHQIAISAGYDYASGDAIITMDADLQHPPELIPELIGQWESGAYIVYVRNTDPVQNFFKRITSSLYYSLLDSIVSIEIPRHIQDFRLIDKKVLRVIRQSKEKSPYLRGMVAWTGYRSAFIDAPYAKRQKGASGYSLSKMIKLAFDGVTGFSLFPLKIASYIGLFVIFTGFLMFAYVTIDALLFRVHYPLYKWLIIVVYLFIGILFLLLWLIGEYIGRIYEELRARPLYVVADTRNFVYEKNSVEQRMQCL; the protein is encoded by the coding sequence ATGCCTAAAAAAATTATATCGATTATATTACCAATATTTAATGAATCAGAGAACCTGCCAATTTTGTATAGACAACTGTCAACCGTGCTCGATGCTTTAGCTATGAGATACGAATTTGAAATTATTATGATAAATGATGGCAGTCGTGATAGCTCATGGAGCATAATTAGTTCGCTTTCTGCTCTTGATAACCGAATTAAAGGGATTTCTTTTAGTAGAAACTTTGGGCATCAAATTGCCATTAGTGCCGGATATGATTACGCATCCGGCGATGCTATTATTACCATGGACGCAGATCTTCAGCATCCTCCAGAGCTGATTCCAGAACTGATAGGTCAATGGGAATCTGGTGCCTATATTGTTTATGTTAGAAATACAGATCCTGTACAGAATTTTTTCAAGAGAATAACATCGAGTTTGTACTATAGTCTTCTTGATTCGATTGTCTCAATAGAAATTCCGCGGCATATTCAAGATTTTCGTTTAATAGATAAAAAAGTCTTAAGGGTTATTCGGCAGTCAAAGGAGAAATCGCCTTATTTGCGTGGCATGGTTGCCTGGACTGGCTATCGATCAGCATTTATTGATGCTCCTTATGCTAAAAGACAGAAGGGCGCTAGTGGCTATTCGCTCAGCAAAATGATCAAACTAGCATTCGACGGCGTTACGGGGTTCTCGCTCTTTCCGCTTAAAATTGCTAGCTATATCGGGTTATTCGTTATTTTTACCGGTTTTTTGATGTTTGCCTACGTAACCATCGATGCGCTTTTGTTTCGAGTTCATTATCCTCTGTATAAATGGCTAATTATTGTTGTTTATTTATTTATAGGTATTCTTTTTTTGCTTCTCTGGCTTATTGGAGAATACATTGGACGCATATACGAAGAACTAAGGGCACGGCCCCTTTACGTTGTTGCTGATACTAGAAACTTTGTTTATGAAAAAAATAGTGTAGAGCAAAGAATGCAATGTTTATAA
- a CDS encoding glycosyltransferase, producing MLFSYGTLLLSSYAATGMIRFFLLYKDNSLKQMQAIGNSFLASFLGACATIFTALILYYGNVAPARAEYIVIISTSIAFFTLFSMVLAYIRMHEKVVWYLVLFCGQNIIATMLTLLGVAAGYRLRALWYANVFSFIIFLPLFIRIWIRHRAYSYEIFKQQITYSLPLLIYSFLYTSFLSIDRWFIQQNQGYEALGTYALLWRFGALFQFVAIAIMDTWPLLIFNAQKERDGQLLIAQLMRSFCIAIATVGLYAMIGSYAGIMYFFPVKYNFLTAYLPSFFIPLVCLEIARVLQAGFALATRTNYIPLIGAIIVPLQALFLYFTSWHGLWGIFLANSTSFIIYGAISHKISNALYPLSFSLFSVTKILSVFGICIAVAHLCISYRLNFLFIFFGVGLLWPILIFTTNIITQLEQKKLGKFMRRLVIKNLKYICPPMKNYNNKPLESLLYLRTDICAEELTAGGSVTHTLGVIDGFKNRGTKVIIASCAMPTILQEKYSNDFIRLKVSRIFIFLRWKLNYLRWRLESFFSTFFFARSLRLYFKKNSFDLIYQRYSLLNATGVLLSVRYKIPLILEYNSSEVWQFDQLAPKNWFKFNWLARLIEEINLEYAQTIVVVSQALKDDLVIKGFDSAKILVNPNGVDANLYDPEKLIDKRNQIRSELSIEDRFVFGFVGTFSFWHGIETIADMIPDVIKKIPRAHFLLIGDGILKPYIENEIKRTSSSSNVTLTGLVNAQIAREYLAACDAFLCPTQQMPDGTRFFGSPTKMFEYLSMGKPIIASNLEQITELMNPSLINPQPGTKLELENKLGILVDPKNLSGFIDAAIILATASFTEIQMINKNSRDKAILNYSWQKNVDSIILFLCNR from the coding sequence ATGCTTTTTTCTTACGGAACACTCTTACTTTCTTCATATGCTGCAACCGGCATGATTCGCTTTTTTTTGCTCTACAAAGATAATTCCCTTAAACAAATGCAAGCGATTGGCAATAGTTTCTTAGCCAGTTTTTTAGGCGCATGTGCCACAATATTTACTGCATTAATACTTTACTACGGCAACGTGGCACCTGCGCGTGCCGAATATATAGTGATCATAAGCACTAGCATCGCATTTTTTACCCTTTTTTCGATGGTGCTGGCATATATCCGTATGCACGAAAAAGTAGTGTGGTACTTGGTTCTATTTTGCGGACAGAATATTATTGCAACCATGCTAACACTTCTCGGCGTTGCCGCGGGCTATCGATTAAGGGCGCTTTGGTATGCAAACGTATTTTCTTTTATTATTTTTTTGCCTCTCTTCATCCGAATCTGGATCCGCCATCGCGCCTATTCGTACGAAATTTTTAAGCAACAAATTACCTACAGTTTGCCATTGCTCATCTATAGTTTTTTATATACAAGCTTCTTAAGTATTGATCGCTGGTTTATACAGCAAAATCAGGGTTATGAGGCCCTTGGAACGTATGCGCTGCTCTGGAGGTTCGGTGCACTTTTTCAGTTTGTTGCGATTGCGATAATGGATACGTGGCCACTTCTCATTTTTAATGCGCAAAAGGAAAGGGACGGCCAACTTCTCATCGCTCAACTCATGCGCTCGTTTTGTATTGCTATTGCGACGGTTGGGCTGTATGCAATGATCGGGTCATATGCAGGCATTATGTATTTTTTCCCTGTGAAATACAATTTTTTAACCGCCTATCTGCCCAGTTTTTTCATACCACTTGTTTGCCTTGAAATAGCACGCGTTTTGCAGGCAGGGTTTGCATTAGCAACGCGCACAAATTATATTCCTCTCATAGGCGCAATAATTGTCCCCCTTCAGGCCTTGTTTCTTTATTTCACCTCCTGGCACGGACTATGGGGAATTTTTCTAGCAAATAGCACTTCATTTATCATCTACGGCGCAATTAGCCATAAAATAAGCAATGCTTTATACCCCCTTTCATTTTCGTTATTTTCCGTCACCAAAATATTAAGTGTATTTGGCATCTGCATTGCCGTAGCGCACCTCTGCATATCATATAGACTTAACTTTTTATTTATCTTTTTTGGCGTTGGTCTCCTATGGCCTATCCTTATTTTTACTACGAACATTATCACTCAGCTAGAGCAAAAAAAACTTGGCAAATTTATGCGCCGATTAGTTATAAAAAATTTAAAATATATTTGCCCACCAATGAAAAATTACAATAACAAGCCATTGGAAAGCCTCCTTTATCTGCGAACCGATATCTGCGCAGAAGAGCTTACTGCTGGTGGCTCAGTCACACACACGCTCGGCGTCATTGATGGATTTAAAAATCGCGGAACCAAAGTAATCATAGCTTCATGTGCTATGCCGACCATTCTCCAAGAAAAATATTCTAACGACTTTATTCGCCTAAAAGTTTCACGAATATTTATTTTTTTGAGATGGAAATTAAATTATTTACGCTGGCGGCTCGAATCATTTTTTTCAACATTTTTCTTTGCGAGATCATTAAGACTTTACTTTAAAAAAAATTCTTTTGATCTTATTTATCAGCGCTACAGTTTGCTAAACGCAACTGGGGTGCTACTTAGCGTGCGGTATAAAATACCATTAATTTTAGAATACAACAGTTCGGAAGTATGGCAGTTTGATCAACTTGCACCCAAAAATTGGTTCAAGTTTAACTGGCTAGCGAGGTTAATTGAAGAAATAAACTTGGAATATGCACAAACTATTGTTGTTGTTTCTCAAGCGCTTAAAGATGATCTCGTAATAAAAGGATTTGATTCAGCGAAAATACTGGTAAATCCTAACGGCGTTGATGCAAATCTTTACGACCCCGAAAAATTAATAGACAAACGGAACCAAATTCGCAGCGAGCTCTCTATTGAAGATAGATTCGTTTTTGGGTTTGTGGGCACCTTTTCTTTTTGGCATGGAATAGAAACAATCGCTGATATGATTCCAGATGTAATAAAAAAAATACCTCGCGCTCATTTTTTATTGATTGGTGACGGAATTCTTAAGCCTTACATCGAAAATGAAATTAAACGAACAAGTAGTTCGAGCAATGTTACACTGACAGGACTAGTAAATGCGCAGATTGCGAGAGAATATCTAGCAGCCTGTGATGCATTCTTATGCCCCACGCAACAAATGCCCGATGGAACTCGTTTTTTTGGCTCACCCACTAAAATGTTTGAATATCTGAGCATGGGCAAACCAATCATCGCTTCAAATCTTGAGCAAATAACAGAGCTCATGAATCCTTCATTAATCAATCCCCAGCCAGGCACCAAACTAGAATTAGAAAACAAACTTGGCATCTTAGTTGATCCAAAAAATCTAAGTGGCTTTATTGATGCAGCTATTATACTCGCAACAGCATCTTTCACTGAGATTCAAATGATCAACAAAAACAGCCGCGATAAAGCAATCTTGAACTATAGTTGGCAAAAAAATGTCGACTCAATAATTCTCTTTCTTTGCAATCGCTAA